A window of the Microvirga terrae genome harbors these coding sequences:
- a CDS encoding ATP-binding protein: protein MSLNRLIFLSLIAAYTFWINPSVPREALIAATVFAFVSAGIVIHILIRPLQSTARRIVAIVSDLATLSFQLRYVGETSSVLFLLYLWITFGNGFRFGVRFLYIAMVVSAVCFTAVIYTTPRWHDDMYLSATLLLSLIVLPLYASTLIRKLSNAKAQAEAAYRAKTLFLASVSHELRTPLNAIIGLSSLMAGTNLDSEQRGIIRTIGSAGDTLLRQINSILNLSRIESGQMPMEKADFDLLEVLSTARAMMLAQAHQKGLRLTIHLAPGTPTYIHGSRHHLEEILLNLLGNAVKFTDSGSVTLDARPFDKDDGHFIRFAVSDTGIGIAPHALGRIFESFTQADETIINRYGGTGLGLSICRQLITAMGGTIGVDSQEGHGSSFWFTLPVGTPEERNPEEQRLDGFRRLLICSNADLARSIAPRLGKPDQIPVVRTLADAREYAKQHSGGEWLVFYYSDLPDDLLADDIERANLAAHPVLIRPRRSETASNTRLVRVSSSLLPLDFTSDEARVASLAAAAQTSMAQSIWGGSSDIDLPVASKRLSILVADDNSTNRMVITKILERGGHSTRCVTNGEDALDLLATESFDFVIMDINMPIMTGLEATKIFRFTEPSGVRMPIVALTADATPEIVARTLEAGMDACLTKPVQPATLLKMIDERAGSRTDSGQSAIEEIPVPSPTGQNRLVDEPVLAELEQLGGRDFVLSLVEEFFLDADHLVAELRSAAATGDSHRFRLEAHGLQSASANVGARTVHEICVGWRKITSADLVRSGTEQVDHLALELERTHAELKQFLSVRPFPTKTTGLIH, encoded by the coding sequence ATGAGCCTCAATCGGCTCATCTTCTTGAGCCTGATTGCCGCTTATACCTTCTGGATCAACCCGTCCGTGCCGCGGGAGGCGCTGATCGCTGCCACCGTGTTTGCGTTCGTCTCCGCCGGGATCGTCATCCATATCCTGATCCGGCCGCTCCAATCGACCGCTCGGCGCATCGTGGCCATCGTCAGCGACCTCGCCACCCTGTCGTTCCAGCTGCGCTATGTCGGGGAGACGTCGTCGGTCCTGTTTCTACTGTACCTTTGGATCACCTTCGGGAACGGATTCCGCTTCGGGGTCCGCTTCCTGTATATCGCCATGGTGGTCTCGGCGGTCTGCTTCACCGCGGTCATCTACACCACGCCGCGGTGGCACGACGACATGTACCTGTCGGCGACCCTGCTGCTCAGCCTCATCGTGCTTCCGCTCTATGCAAGCACGCTGATCCGCAAGCTCTCCAACGCGAAGGCCCAGGCGGAGGCCGCCTATCGGGCAAAGACGCTCTTCCTCGCAAGCGTCAGCCATGAGCTGCGAACGCCCCTCAATGCGATCATCGGCCTGTCCAGCCTGATGGCCGGGACGAACCTCGATTCCGAGCAACGCGGGATCATCCGCACGATCGGCTCGGCCGGGGATACCCTGCTCCGGCAGATCAACAGCATCCTGAACCTGTCCCGGATCGAGTCGGGCCAGATGCCCATGGAGAAGGCCGATTTCGATCTCCTGGAAGTCCTCTCGACCGCGCGGGCCATGATGCTCGCGCAGGCGCATCAGAAGGGCCTTCGCCTGACCATCCACCTGGCGCCCGGAACGCCGACATACATTCATGGCTCACGGCACCACCTTGAGGAGATCCTCCTCAATCTTCTCGGCAATGCGGTCAAATTCACCGACAGCGGGTCCGTCACGCTCGACGCGCGGCCGTTCGATAAGGACGACGGGCATTTCATTCGCTTCGCCGTGTCCGACACCGGCATCGGCATTGCTCCGCATGCGCTCGGCAGGATCTTCGAGAGCTTCACCCAGGCGGACGAGACCATCATCAACCGCTATGGTGGAACCGGCCTGGGCCTTTCGATCTGCAGGCAGCTGATTACCGCCATGGGAGGCACGATCGGCGTCGACAGCCAGGAGGGCCATGGCAGCTCCTTCTGGTTCACCCTTCCGGTCGGCACGCCCGAGGAGAGGAACCCGGAAGAACAACGGCTGGATGGGTTCCGGCGCCTGCTGATCTGCTCGAATGCGGATCTGGCCCGCAGCATCGCGCCGCGCCTCGGCAAACCAGATCAGATCCCTGTCGTTCGAACGCTGGCGGATGCCAGGGAGTACGCGAAGCAGCACAGTGGCGGGGAATGGCTGGTCTTCTACTACAGCGACCTGCCCGACGATCTCCTCGCCGATGACATCGAGCGGGCGAACCTGGCGGCGCATCCGGTGCTGATACGCCCCCGTCGATCGGAGACGGCTTCGAACACGAGACTCGTCCGGGTATCCAGCAGCCTGCTTCCACTCGACTTCACGTCCGATGAAGCACGGGTCGCTTCCCTCGCCGCCGCGGCGCAGACGTCAATGGCTCAATCGATCTGGGGTGGTTCCAGCGACATCGATCTTCCGGTGGCGTCCAAGCGCCTCTCGATCCTCGTCGCGGACGACAACTCGACGAACCGCATGGTGATCACGAAGATCCTGGAACGCGGCGGGCATTCCACGCGCTGCGTCACGAACGGAGAGGATGCGCTCGACCTGCTCGCGACGGAGAGCTTCGACTTCGTCATCATGGATATCAACATGCCCATCATGACTGGCTTGGAGGCAACGAAGATCTTCCGGTTCACGGAGCCGTCGGGTGTCCGCATGCCCATCGTCGCCCTGACGGCCGATGCGACACCGGAGATCGTCGCCCGGACTCTCGAGGCGGGCATGGACGCGTGCCTGACGAAGCCGGTTCAGCCGGCGACCCTTCTCAAGATGATCGACGAGAGGGCCGGCTCTCGGACGGATAGTGGGCAATCGGCCATCGAGGAAATTCCCGTTCCGTCGCCAACAGGCCAGAACCGCTTGGTCGACGAACCTGTTCTTGCAGAACTGGAGCAGCTCGGCGGTCGGGATTTCGTTCTCAGCCTCGTGGAGGAATTCTTCCTGGATGCCGATCATCTCGTCGCCGAGTTGCGGTCGGCGGCAGCCACAGGAGACTCCCACCGGTTTCGCCTTGAAGCTCACGGGTTGCAAAGCGCGTCAGCCAATGTCGGAGCGAGAACGGTACATGAGATCTGTGTTGGCTGGCGAAAGATCACGAGCGCCGACCTTGTGCGCAGCGGGACAGAACAGGTTGACCACTTGGCGCTTGAGCTTGAGCGCACTCACGCCGAGCTAAAGCAATTTCTGAGCGTTAGACCTTTTCCAACGAAGACAACCGGTCTCATTCACTAG
- a CDS encoding LuxR C-terminal-related transcriptional regulator: MSADRRLGLVADNDSYFRIAAAAILTRYFNFTEVAEASSLDEALEYLSENKQVESALFDLSMGGMRTLTNLRALRECFPATRVIVISTTNERKDILSALEAGVHGYVPKNLPVSEFVKALTVILDGGVYVPPCLADISTAAADTPPQPQMPVRLESTVHPSTVANSLTARQRDVLDLLVQGKSNKEIALALKLGEGTVKIHVAAIFRYFGVNNRAAAAVAGARPYPNRPRGVLPVGLSEEPLDSE; encoded by the coding sequence ATGAGCGCTGACCGCCGCTTAGGCCTCGTTGCCGACAATGACTCTTATTTTAGGATCGCGGCAGCGGCAATCCTGACGCGTTATTTCAACTTCACAGAGGTAGCAGAGGCATCGTCTCTCGATGAGGCCTTGGAGTATTTGAGCGAGAACAAGCAAGTCGAAAGCGCATTGTTTGACCTCTCGATGGGAGGGATGCGCACTCTGACAAACCTGCGGGCCTTGAGGGAGTGCTTTCCGGCCACACGTGTCATCGTGATCTCCACCACGAACGAGCGGAAAGACATTCTCTCTGCATTAGAAGCGGGTGTGCACGGCTATGTGCCCAAGAACCTACCTGTTTCAGAGTTTGTAAAGGCTCTCACGGTAATCTTAGACGGCGGGGTCTATGTGCCTCCGTGTCTGGCTGACATTTCTACGGCAGCCGCGGACACCCCACCGCAGCCCCAGATGCCCGTGAGACTAGAAAGCACCGTGCACCCAAGCACAGTAGCAAACAGCCTCACGGCACGTCAGCGGGACGTTTTGGACCTTCTTGTGCAAGGAAAGTCAAACAAGGAGATAGCCTTGGCCCTCAAACTGGGGGAGGGGACTGTCAAAATACATGTGGCGGCAATCTTCCGCTACTTCGGTGTGAACAACCGAGCTGCCGCTGCCGTGGCAGGAGCGCGTCCCTATCCCAACCGTCCGCGAGGCGTTCTTCCAGTGGGCCTATCGGAGGAACCGTTGGATTCTGAATAG
- a CDS encoding transposase produces MNVCSYATDLTDAEWALLEPPVPHSHPAGRRQTYPLRHIVDAIFCLLRTGAQMRLLAHGYLLRYAVFCHYAQWREDCTWEQVTWALRESYRCRIRRYPQPTAAIICSQSVKITKIGGPRGYDGAKKVKGCKRHRLVDPQGTLLKNDGQPDDVRARATVELRLLGLHHPLSVIERLWADTAYHGLNEWWRRALGWKLSVPQHRWTGGTQMQM; encoded by the coding sequence ATAAATGTCTGTTCCTACGCCACCGATCTCACCGATGCCGAGTGGGCGCTGCTCGAGCCTCCCGTTCCTCACAGCCATCCGGCCGGGCGGCGACAGACCTATCCGTTACGGCACATCGTCGACGCAATTTTTTGTCTGCTGCGCACGGGAGCCCAGATGCGGCTGCTGGCGCATGGGTATCTCCTTCGTTACGCCGTGTTCTGCCATTACGCTCAGTGGCGCGAGGACTGCACCTGGGAGCAGGTGACGTGGGCGCTGCGGGAGAGTTATCGCTGTCGGATCCGCCGCTATCCACAGCCGACAGCGGCGATCATCTGCAGCCAATCAGTCAAGATCACCAAGATCGGCGGACCACGGGGGTACGATGGCGCTAAAAAGGTCAAGGGCTGCAAGCGCCATCGTCTGGTTGATCCGCAAGGCACTCTGCTGAAGAACGATGGGCAGCCGGACGACGTCCGTGCTCGCGCAACGGTCGAACTGCGGTTGCTGGGTTTGCATCATCCGTTGTCGGTCATTGAGCGCCTGTGGGCCGACACGGCGTATCATGGGCTGAACGAGTGGTGGCGCAGAGCGCTCGGATGGAAGCTGTCGGTCCCGCAGCACCGGTGGACCGGAGGTACCCAAATGCAGATGTAA
- a CDS encoding LuxR C-terminal-related transcriptional regulator, which translates to MSTGGRVGLIADNDAYFRVAVAAILTRHFNFSEVIEASSLDEALERLTENRLIETALFDLSMPAMRTPTNLRAVRECFPNTRVAVITMSNARQDILLALEAGVHGYFLKSLPVADLVKALHIVFEGGIYVPPCLANLSSPQDTNPSEPKDQPHHAHKSSAPTSQENLLTARQRDVLDLLVQGKSNKEIALALKLGEGTVKIHMAAIFRYFGVNNRAAAAVAGARPYPNRPRGRLSDVQEQGSTNMTPYLMET; encoded by the coding sequence ATGAGTACGGGCGGGCGTGTGGGGCTTATCGCCGACAACGACGCATATTTCAGAGTTGCTGTAGCGGCGATCCTGACCCGTCACTTTAACTTTTCCGAAGTTATCGAAGCTTCGTCGCTCGATGAAGCATTGGAGCGTCTCACCGAGAACAGGCTGATTGAGACGGCCCTGTTTGACCTCTCGATGCCGGCGATGCGGACGCCAACCAATTTGCGCGCTGTGCGTGAGTGCTTTCCAAATACCCGCGTCGCCGTGATCACCATGTCGAATGCGCGCCAAGATATCCTTTTGGCGCTTGAGGCGGGCGTTCATGGGTATTTCCTAAAGAGCTTGCCAGTTGCGGACCTTGTAAAAGCGCTGCACATCGTCTTCGAGGGTGGGATCTATGTGCCGCCATGCCTGGCTAATCTTTCGTCCCCGCAAGATACGAACCCTTCAGAGCCGAAGGATCAGCCACATCATGCCCACAAGTCCTCAGCTCCAACATCCCAAGAGAATCTTCTGACTGCGCGTCAACGAGACGTCCTCGATCTTCTTGTGCAGGGAAAGTCGAACAAGGAAATAGCGCTAGCCCTCAAGCTGGGGGAGGGCACCGTCAAAATTCACATGGCGGCGATCTTCCGGTACTTTGGAGTCAACAACCGGGCCGCGGCAGCTGTCGCCGGCGCGCGCCCTTATCCGAACCGACCACGAGGAAGACTCAGCGACGTGCAGGAGCAAGGGTCTACCAACATGACACCTTACCTGATGGAAACCTGA
- a CDS encoding transposase yields the protein MSDGAGLSLAFTFTPGQRHEVPVFEQPLRAVRLPNPRGRPTTLPKHLAGDRAYSYRPVYRYLRRRHIRPVIPPGAGGNIGGCARAFNPDLYSRRNVIERCVG from the coding sequence GTGAGCGATGGCGCCGGCCTGTCGCTGGCCTTTACGTTCACACCCGGGCAACGGCACGAGGTGCCGGTGTTCGAGCAGCCCCTGAGAGCCGTCCGCCTGCCCAACCCGAGAGGCCGTCCGACCACGCTCCCCAAGCACTTGGCGGGTGACAGGGCCTACAGCTACCGGCCTGTGTACCGTTATCTGCGGCGGCGCCATATTCGACCCGTGATACCGCCCGGCGCCGGCGGCAACATTGGGGGCTGCGCGCGAGCCTTCAATCCAGACCTTTACAGCAGACGCAATGTGATCGAACGCTGTGTCGGATAG